The DNA segment GTAGAACGGCGCGCCGAAGACTTCGGTGTCGCGCTCCGCGAGCCAGAGCGCCCGCGGCACCGGCACGTCGGTGCGGCCGAGCAGCTGCATCGTGCGGAACTGCAGGCCCATGTCGTACTCGGGGAACACCTGATATCCGATCGGCTGCACGCGCACGACGAGCGACTCGCTGCGCTGCGCCCCGCGCTCGCTCCAGGTCGCCTCGCACAGCAGCGTCTCGTTCGAGAAGCCGCTGCTCGTCGGCGAGGTCAGCGGCGTGATCGCGACGTCGCTCGCGCCCGGAATCGTGCGGGCGAGCCAGTCGCGGAATTTCCTGCCGTCGGTCTCGAGATCGCGCTTCCAGTGCGTGGGCATCGGAGCTCCTGCGAATGCGGCGCGCGACCGTAGGTGGATTGGAAACGATGCGCGAGCAACCGGTCCCGGGAGCTCGCAGCGCACTTCGCACTCCCGGTTGGCTCCGCTCGGCTGCACCTCGCTGCGCGCTTCGCTCGCGTCAGTCGAGCCCCGCGAGGTGCTCTTGCCCGAGCTGCCGCATCTGCTGCTCGATCCAGCGCGCGCGCCGCTGCGTGTAGGGGCCCGGCGCGCTCGCGCGCATCTTCTTCGGGCTCGGCAGCACGGCGGCGAGCGTCGTCGCTTGGCGCGCGGTGAGCTTGCTCGCGCTGCGGCCGAAGAACTTCTGCGACGCCGCCTCCACGCCGTACACGCCGTCGCCGAGCTCCGCGACGTTCAGATAGACCTCGAGGATGCGTCGCTTCGGCCAGGCCGTTTCGATCGCGACGGTGAAGTAGACCTCGAGTCCCTTGCGCAGCCAGCTGCGCTCGTGCCAGAGGAAGAGATTCTTCGCGACCTGCTGCGAGATCGTGCTGGCGCCGCGCTTGCGCTCGCTCTTGCGGTTGTGCTTCGCCGCCTTTCCGATCGCCTCGAAGTCGAAGCCGTCGTGCTCCGGGAAGCGCTGGTCCTCCGCTGCGACGACCGCGAAGCGCATCGCGGGTGCGATCTCGTCCCAATCGACCCACTCGTGCGCAATCCAGCCCTCGCCCGAGAACAGCCGCGCGAAGCCGTCGCGCAGCATGATGCTGCTCGCCAGCGGGTCGACGACGCGGAAGCACGCGACGGGCGCGAGCGGACCCAACAGCGCGAGCAGCAGCGCCGTCGCGAGCCAGCGCCGCCCGCTCCAGCGCGGCAGGCGCGAGAGCCAGCGGCCCCGCGCCGCGAACACGCGGCGCTGCCGTGGCCGCAGCGGCCTCGCTCGATCGAACAGCCCCACCTCGCGCCTCCTCGGTGGCGCGTACGTTTATCGG comes from the Deltaproteobacteria bacterium genome and includes:
- the mtgA gene encoding monofunctional biosynthetic peptidoglycan transglycosylase; translation: MPRWSGRRWLATALLLALLGPLAPVACFRVVDPLASSIMLRDGFARLFSGEGWIAHEWVDWDEIAPAMRFAVVAAEDQRFPEHDGFDFEAIGKAAKHNRKSERKRGASTISQQVAKNLFLWHERSWLRKGLEVYFTVAIETAWPKRRILEVYLNVAELGDGVYGVEAASQKFFGRSASKLTARQATTLAAVLPSPKKMRASAPGPYTQRRARWIEQQMRQLGQEHLAGLD